A stretch of the Vigna radiata var. radiata cultivar VC1973A chromosome 7, Vradiata_ver6, whole genome shotgun sequence genome encodes the following:
- the LOC106768819 gene encoding protein transport protein SEC23 isoform X1, with translation MSEMAQADPEGVDGVRMTWNLWPRTKVEASKCVIPLAATIALLRPHPDIPPTLPYAPLRCKTCSSVLNPFSRVDLTAKIWICPFCYNRNHFPPHYAQISETNLPAELYPQYTTLEYQLNNNNNINPNLTHPPVFLFLLDTCVIAEELHFLKSALRQALGLLPDNALVGFVSFGTQVQVHELGFSDISKVYVFRGSKDIPKDKILEQLGLTAARTVYPKGGTTLAQPPSAAVTRFLLPASDCEYTLNSVLDELQTDQWPVSIGKRPARCTGVALSVATGLLGACNPGTGARIIALVGGPCTEGPGSIVSKDLSDPLRSHKDLDKDAAPYFKKAVKFYEGLAKQLVIQGHVLDLFASALDQVGVAEIKVAVEKTGGLVVLSESFGHSVFKDSFKRVFEDGEQSLGLCFNGTLEINCSKEIKIQGIIGPCTSLEKKGPSVADSVIGEGNTTTWKLCGLDKSTCLTVLFDLSSSDHSNTPTITNPQLYLQFLTSYQSPNGQSVLRVTTITRRWVDVAISSEELVQGFDQETGAVVMARLASIKMETEEAFDATRWLDRLLIRLCSKFGDYRKDDPSSFTLNPSFSLFPQFMFNLRRSQFVQVFNNSPDETAYFRMLLNRENISNAVVMIQPSLISYSFNSLPAPALLDVASISADRILLLDSYFSVVIFHGMTIAQWRNMGYHNQPEHQAFAQLLQAPQDDAQIIIRERFPVPRLVVCDQHGSQARFLLAKLNPSATYNNAHEMAAGSDVIFTDDVSLQVFFDHLQRLAVQS, from the exons ATGTCGGAGATGGCTCAGGCGGATCCCGAAGGTGTGGACGGAGTGCGCATGACGTGGAACCTGTGGCCGCGCACCAAGGTGGAGGCGAGCAAGTGCGTCATACCCCTCGCCGCAACCATTGCCCTCCTCCGCCCCCACCCAGACATTCCCCCAACGCTACCTTACGCGCCTCTCCGCTGCAAGACCTGCTCCTCCGTCCTCAACCCCTTCTCGCGCGTCGACTTGACCGCCAAGATCTGGATCTGTCCCTTCTGCTACAACCGCAACCACTTTCCCCCTCACTACGCCCAAATCTCGGAAACGAATCTCCCTGCCGAACTCTATCCCCAATACACCACTCTGGAATAccaactcaacaacaacaacaacatcaacccTAACCTTACCCATCCCCCtgtcttcctcttcctcctcgaCACCTGCGTCATTGCCGAAGAGCTCCACTTTCTCAAATCCGCGCTCCGCCAGGCCCTCGGGCTTCTTCCCGACAACGCGCTCGTTGGCTTCGTGTCATTTGGCACGCAGGTCCAGGTGCATGAGCTGGGCTTCTCCGACATTTCCAAGGTTTACGTGTTCCGTGGGAGCAAGGACATTCCCAAAGATAAGATTTTGGAACAGTTAGGTCTCACCGCCGCCAGGACGGTCTATCCCAAGGGGGGGACGACGCTGGCTCAGCCACCTTCTGCTGCTGTCACCAGGTTCTTGCTGCCTGCTTCTGATTGTGAATACACTCTCAATTCG GTGTTGGATGAATTGCAAACTGACCAATGGCCGGTTTCGATCGGGAAGCGCCCTGCACGGTGTACAGGCGTGGCGTTGAGCGTAGCAACGGGGTTGCTTGGTGCTTGTAATCCCGGGACTGGGGCTAGGATCATTGCTTTGGTTGGTGGTCCCTGCACTGAAGGACCTGGTTCG ATTGTGTCAAAAGATCTATCTGATCCTTTGCGTTCTCATAAAGATCTTGATAAGGATGCAGCACCATACTTCAAGAAAGCAGTTAAGTTTTATGAGGGTCTTGCGAAACAGCTGGTTATCCAGGGTCACGTTTTAGATCTTTTTGCATCAGCCCTTGATCAG GTTGGAGTAGCAGAAATCAAAGTTGCAGTTGAAAAAACTGGTGGCCTTGTTGTCCTGTCTGAAAGTTTTGGTCATTCGGTCTTCAAGGACTCTTTTAAGCGTGTTTTTGAGGATGGAGAGCAATCTCTCGGTCTTTGCTTCAA TGGAACACTTGAGATTAATTGCTCCAAGGAAATCAAAATTCAGGGTATAATTGGACCTTGCACATCTTTGGAAAAG AAAGGGCCTTCTGTTGCTGATAGTGTCATAGGGGAGGGAAACACAACAACTTGGAAACTGTGTGGCCTTGACAAGAGTACATGTTTGACTGTGCTGTTTGATCTTTCGTCAAGTGACCATTCAAACACTCCAACTATTACTAACCCACAGTTGTATCTGCAATTTCTTACAAG TTACCAGAGTCCAAACGGTCAATCAGTGCTACGGGTCACCACTATAACTAGAAGATGGGTAGATGTTGCTATCAGCTCTGAG GAATTGGTCCAAGGATTTGACCAAGAAACTGGTGCAGTAGTAATGGCAAGGCTTGCGTCTATAAAAATGGAGACAGAG GAAGCATTTGATGCCACACGATGGTTGGACCGTTTACTGATTCGCCTCTGCTCTAAATTTGGTGACTACCGCAAGGATGACCCGTCATCTTTTACATTAAATCCATCATTTTCCTTATTCCCCCAATTTATGTTCAATCTGCGAAGATCACAGTTTGTACAG GTTTTTAATAACAGTCCAGATGAGACTGCATACTTCCGCATGTTGTTAAATAGGGAAAATATAAGTAATGCCGTCGTCATGATTCAGCCATCCCTAATATCATATTCATTTAATTCGTTGCCTGCACCAGCATTGTTAGATGTGGCTTCCATTTCAGCAGACCGGATTTTGTTGCTTGATTCATATTTTAGTGTGGTTATTTTTCATGGAATGACAATAGCCCAGTGGCGCAACATGGGATACCATAACCAGCCAGAGCACCAG GCTTTTGCACAACTATTACAAGCACCCCaagatgatgcccaaatcataATTAGAGAACGTTTCCCTGTCCCTAGATTGGTAGTGTGTGATCAACATGGTTCCCAA GCTAGATTTTTATTAGCAAAGCTGAACCCGTCAGCAACATACAATAATGCACACGAAATGGCTGCTGGTTCAGACGTAATCTTCACTGATGACGTGAGCCTTCAAGTTTTCTTTGACCATCTGCAGAGGCTGGCTGTCCAATCCTGA
- the LOC106768819 gene encoding protein transport protein SEC23 isoform X2, with amino-acid sequence MSEMAQADPEGVDGVRMTWNLWPRTKVEASKCVIPLAATIALLRPHPDIPPTLPYAPLRCKTCSSVLNPFSRVDLTAKIWICPFCYNRNHFPPHYAQISETNLPAELYPQYTTLEYQLNNNNNINPNLTHPPVFLFLLDTCVIAEELHFLKSALRQALGLLPDNALVGFVSFGTQVQVHELGFSDISKVYVFRGSKDIPKDKILEQLGLTAARTVYPKGGTTLAQPPSAAVTRFLLPASDCEYTLNSVLDELQTDQWPVSIGKRPARCTGVALSVATGLLGACNPGTGARIIALVGGPCTEGPGSIVSKDLSDPLRSHKDLDKDAAPYFKKAVKFYEGLAKQLVIQGHVLDLFASALDQVGVAEIKVAVEKTGGLVVLSESFGHSVFKDSFKRVFEDGEQSLGLCFNGTLEINCSKEIKIQGIIGPCTSLEKKGPSVADSVIGEGNTTTWKLCGLDKSTCLTVLFDLSSSDHSNTPTITNPQLYLQFLTSYQSPNGQSVLRVTTITRRWVDVAISSEELVQGFDQETGAVVMARLASIKMETEEAFDATRWLDRLLIRLCSKFGDYRKDDPSSFTLNPSFSLFPQFMFNLRRSQFVQHC; translated from the exons ATGTCGGAGATGGCTCAGGCGGATCCCGAAGGTGTGGACGGAGTGCGCATGACGTGGAACCTGTGGCCGCGCACCAAGGTGGAGGCGAGCAAGTGCGTCATACCCCTCGCCGCAACCATTGCCCTCCTCCGCCCCCACCCAGACATTCCCCCAACGCTACCTTACGCGCCTCTCCGCTGCAAGACCTGCTCCTCCGTCCTCAACCCCTTCTCGCGCGTCGACTTGACCGCCAAGATCTGGATCTGTCCCTTCTGCTACAACCGCAACCACTTTCCCCCTCACTACGCCCAAATCTCGGAAACGAATCTCCCTGCCGAACTCTATCCCCAATACACCACTCTGGAATAccaactcaacaacaacaacaacatcaacccTAACCTTACCCATCCCCCtgtcttcctcttcctcctcgaCACCTGCGTCATTGCCGAAGAGCTCCACTTTCTCAAATCCGCGCTCCGCCAGGCCCTCGGGCTTCTTCCCGACAACGCGCTCGTTGGCTTCGTGTCATTTGGCACGCAGGTCCAGGTGCATGAGCTGGGCTTCTCCGACATTTCCAAGGTTTACGTGTTCCGTGGGAGCAAGGACATTCCCAAAGATAAGATTTTGGAACAGTTAGGTCTCACCGCCGCCAGGACGGTCTATCCCAAGGGGGGGACGACGCTGGCTCAGCCACCTTCTGCTGCTGTCACCAGGTTCTTGCTGCCTGCTTCTGATTGTGAATACACTCTCAATTCG GTGTTGGATGAATTGCAAACTGACCAATGGCCGGTTTCGATCGGGAAGCGCCCTGCACGGTGTACAGGCGTGGCGTTGAGCGTAGCAACGGGGTTGCTTGGTGCTTGTAATCCCGGGACTGGGGCTAGGATCATTGCTTTGGTTGGTGGTCCCTGCACTGAAGGACCTGGTTCG ATTGTGTCAAAAGATCTATCTGATCCTTTGCGTTCTCATAAAGATCTTGATAAGGATGCAGCACCATACTTCAAGAAAGCAGTTAAGTTTTATGAGGGTCTTGCGAAACAGCTGGTTATCCAGGGTCACGTTTTAGATCTTTTTGCATCAGCCCTTGATCAG GTTGGAGTAGCAGAAATCAAAGTTGCAGTTGAAAAAACTGGTGGCCTTGTTGTCCTGTCTGAAAGTTTTGGTCATTCGGTCTTCAAGGACTCTTTTAAGCGTGTTTTTGAGGATGGAGAGCAATCTCTCGGTCTTTGCTTCAA TGGAACACTTGAGATTAATTGCTCCAAGGAAATCAAAATTCAGGGTATAATTGGACCTTGCACATCTTTGGAAAAG AAAGGGCCTTCTGTTGCTGATAGTGTCATAGGGGAGGGAAACACAACAACTTGGAAACTGTGTGGCCTTGACAAGAGTACATGTTTGACTGTGCTGTTTGATCTTTCGTCAAGTGACCATTCAAACACTCCAACTATTACTAACCCACAGTTGTATCTGCAATTTCTTACAAG TTACCAGAGTCCAAACGGTCAATCAGTGCTACGGGTCACCACTATAACTAGAAGATGGGTAGATGTTGCTATCAGCTCTGAG GAATTGGTCCAAGGATTTGACCAAGAAACTGGTGCAGTAGTAATGGCAAGGCTTGCGTCTATAAAAATGGAGACAGAG GAAGCATTTGATGCCACACGATGGTTGGACCGTTTACTGATTCGCCTCTGCTCTAAATTTGGTGACTACCGCAAGGATGACCCGTCATCTTTTACATTAAATCCATCATTTTCCTTATTCCCCCAATTTATGTTCAATCTGCGAAGATCACAGTTTGTACAG CATTGTTAG
- the LOC111242038 gene encoding uncharacterized protein LOC111242038, whose amino-acid sequence MVELFRSFLTFRTTNNMSLPPSPWKASFVSPIFALRNEVYDETLGLGSNEGCNETLGLGNDEVHDGTLGLGSNEGCDGTLGLGSNEGRNQITGGNLLVATACKFRSRSLGGGGEESGFCIKVSEPRDPLGPTNL is encoded by the exons ATGGTTGAGTTGTTCAGATCCTTCTTGACTTTCAGGACCACCAACAACATGAGTTTGCCCCCCTCTCCTTGGAAGGCCTCCTTTGTGTCCCCAATCTTTGCTTTAAG GAATGAAGTCTATGATGAAACTCTAGGGTTGGGCAGCAACGAAGGTTGCAATGAAACTCTAGGGTTGGGCAATGATGAAGTTCATGATGGAACTCTAGGGTTGGGCAGCAATGAAGGCTGTGATGGAACTCTAGGGTTGGGCAGCAATGAAGGCCGCAATCAAATCACG GGAGGGAACCTGCTGGTGGCTACTGCATGTAAATTCAGGTCTAGAAGCTTGGGTGGTGGTGGGGAAGAGAGTGGTTTTTGTATAAAAGTCTCTGAACCCA GAGATCCACTAGGTCCGACCAATTTGTAA